One Sulfurihydrogenibium sp. genomic window carries:
- the tatB gene encoding Sec-independent protein translocase protein TatB, translating to MFGIGFQELLVILVVALIVLGPQRLPEVAKSLGKFYRELKSAIDDVKYSVATDLKSVKEIEYDIKSDITKKLEEPVKIDFEKEFEKEIKKSEPVKTVEREKITFKREKSNEDNING from the coding sequence ATTAGTCGTAGCTTTAATAGTTTTAGGACCGCAAAGACTTCCAGAAGTAGCAAAGTCTTTAGGAAAGTTTTATAGAGAATTAAAATCTGCCATCGATGACGTAAAATATTCAGTTGCAACCGACCTTAAATCTGTTAAAGAAATAGAATACGACATAAAATCTGATATAACAAAAAAGTTAGAAGAGCCGGTAAAAATTGATTTCGAAAAAGAGTTTGAAAAAGAAATAAAAAAATCAGAGCCGGTAAAAACTGTTGAAAGAGAGAAGATAACTTTCAAAAGAGAAAAGAGCAACGAGGATAATATAAATGGATAA